A stretch of the Saprospiraceae bacterium genome encodes the following:
- a CDS encoding molybdenum cofactor guanylyltransferase codes for MNESLYGLILCGGVSSRLGQDKYLLLKDNKPLYKWWIDQLNPFCKKVFISCRKEQIPKIKADAIIPDQSDDTGPLEGIYRAFQYNNKANWLVVAVDLVFINELQIQNLISHNQAPYDAIAYRNPNTGDPFPLCSIYRYTTASAIESQYHSKLKSPRLILQSVNTLMLEINEPKLLEGINTKMDLEHWSHHLN; via the coding sequence ATGAACGAGTCACTTTACGGACTTATTTTATGCGGTGGGGTCAGCAGTCGACTCGGACAAGATAAATATTTATTACTAAAAGATAATAAACCCTTATATAAATGGTGGATTGATCAACTTAATCCATTTTGCAAAAAGGTATTTATTTCTTGTCGTAAAGAACAAATTCCAAAAATTAAAGCAGACGCTATCATTCCAGATCAATCCGATGACACTGGACCGCTTGAAGGGATTTATCGCGCATTTCAATATAACAATAAGGCAAATTGGTTAGTAGTTGCCGTTGATCTTGTTTTTATTAATGAGCTTCAAATTCAAAATTTAATTTCACATAATCAAGCGCCATACGACGCAATAGCTTATAGAAATCCAAACACCGGTGATCCTTTTCCTTTGTGCAGTATTTATCGATATACGACAGCATCAGCAATAGAATCTCAATATCATAGTAAGTTAAAGTCTCCAAGACTTATTTTGCAATCAGTGAATACCTTGATGCTGGAGATTAATGAACCTAAGTTGCTGGAAGGTATAAATACAAAAATGGATTTAGAACATTGGAGTCATCATTTAAATTAA
- the fdhD gene encoding formate dehydrogenase accessory sulfurtransferase FdhD, whose translation MLISSNIGYRVKSVNKLTENLELKTDYVATEEPLEIILVYFKNGKPIHKTISITMRTPGDDENLVRGFLYTEGILLHPSTDIERFEFRFSCSGEVVEQQTILVHLKPNALPNVDQLDRHFYTNSSCGVCGKTSIDLVLDNCSFLLKKELPIISRNTLFGLINTLNQDQELFRLTGGIHACGLFDTDGKLLHKAEDVGRHNALDKLIGKALENGLVPLDDKIVVLSGRASFEMIHKAFMAGTAIVAAVGAPSSLAVETAEAMGMSLIGFLKTHSANIYCGAQRIQFS comes from the coding sequence ATGTTGATTTCATCTAATATAGGGTATCGGGTAAAATCAGTAAATAAGCTGACTGAGAATCTGGAGCTTAAAACGGATTATGTAGCTACAGAGGAGCCCCTTGAAATTATATTGGTATATTTTAAAAATGGCAAACCGATTCATAAAACCATTTCAATCACCATGCGAACTCCAGGAGATGATGAAAATCTGGTTCGTGGTTTTTTATACACTGAAGGCATTTTGTTACACCCATCCACTGACATTGAGCGTTTTGAATTTCGTTTCAGTTGCTCTGGGGAGGTAGTTGAACAGCAAACCATTCTTGTTCACTTGAAACCAAATGCTTTGCCTAATGTTGACCAACTGGACCGACATTTTTATACAAACTCCAGTTGTGGAGTGTGTGGCAAAACCAGTATTGATTTAGTACTTGACAATTGTTCCTTTTTACTAAAAAAAGAACTGCCAATCATATCAAGAAACACCTTATTTGGCTTAATAAACACCCTGAATCAAGATCAGGAATTATTTCGATTAACGGGTGGCATACATGCTTGCGGATTATTTGACACGGATGGTAAACTACTTCACAAAGCTGAAGATGTTGGAAGACATAATGCATTGGATAAATTAATTGGAAAGGCATTAGAGAATGGACTTGTTCCTTTAGATGATAAGATAGTAGTGCTAAGTGGCCGTGCCAGTTTTGAAATGATTCACAAAGCTTTTATGGCGGGGACTGCTATTGTTGCCGCAGTGGGTGCTCCATCCAGCTTAGCAGTTGAAACAGCAGAAGCAATGGGAATGAGCTTGATCGGATTTTTAAAAACACACAGTGCAAACATTTATTGTGGAGCACAACGGATTCAATTTTCATGA
- a CDS encoding M28 family peptidase: MKSKTKIFLSLLLMATISTAQTNFSFTNPDFPSLLKGNFDPGSFPKRTVVADLQLANYLIEKIQADSLKYFLSQLVAFKNRNTISDDQSRESWGIRGARNYIKSNLDRWGLNNGTNGPVIIHSEFEFDFEMCDRLRHAQLMAMIPGVGALKEELVILEAHLDSRCENNCDTTCVAEGADDNGSGSALLIELARVLSHIELNRSVLLIWITGEEQGLGGSTSFAEYCKQNAIKIKSVFNNDIVGGIECGITSSPPGCPGPYLYDSIRFRVFSAGITNSMPKALARLSRILVENKLAPIMPNVTKIDVMFGEDRSGRGSDHIPFREQGYPAIRFSSSYEHGDGNPSQAGYSDRQHSTRDVLGQDINGDGLIDSFFVNFNYLRNNAIVNAICATNSASNALNPFVLTTKSEVRALSIKIENPQSARKFVYGLRRINSSFFDTMVISNLSELTISNLNPTQYYVSACGVDSLDWYSMFSQEYITRVLSATEETIKKLPVELVQNKPNPFDELTLIPIIVNDLNYIKDAKLVFTSESGSVYKSIPLNLKEGINEILYDYQWNQYACGTYYYSLVINGNVFETKKMILINY; this comes from the coding sequence ATGAAATCCAAAACAAAGATATTCTTAAGTCTGTTGTTAATGGCTACTATCTCAACAGCTCAAACCAATTTCAGTTTTACAAATCCTGATTTTCCTTCTTTATTGAAAGGAAACTTTGATCCCGGATCCTTTCCCAAACGGACGGTTGTAGCTGATCTGCAATTGGCAAATTATCTAATTGAAAAGATTCAAGCGGATTCTTTAAAGTACTTTTTAAGTCAATTGGTGGCTTTCAAAAATAGAAATACAATTTCAGATGATCAATCCAGGGAATCCTGGGGTATTCGTGGGGCCCGGAATTATATCAAATCCAATTTAGACAGATGGGGTCTTAATAACGGGACGAACGGTCCTGTTATCATACATTCAGAATTTGAATTTGACTTCGAAATGTGTGACAGACTTCGTCATGCCCAGCTCATGGCAATGATTCCAGGAGTTGGTGCTTTGAAAGAAGAGCTGGTAATTTTGGAAGCTCATTTGGATAGCCGTTGTGAAAATAATTGCGACACCACGTGTGTTGCAGAGGGAGCTGATGATAATGGAAGTGGATCTGCTCTCCTAATTGAACTTGCCCGGGTATTGTCTCACATAGAATTGAATCGATCCGTTTTGCTTATTTGGATTACGGGAGAAGAACAAGGTTTGGGAGGATCTACCTCATTTGCTGAATATTGTAAACAAAATGCCATTAAAATTAAATCAGTTTTCAACAATGATATTGTTGGTGGAATTGAATGTGGCATTACCTCATCGCCCCCCGGATGTCCGGGACCCTATCTTTATGATAGCATTCGTTTCAGGGTGTTTTCAGCGGGAATTACCAATAGTATGCCCAAAGCCTTAGCCCGATTGTCCCGAATCCTTGTTGAAAATAAACTTGCTCCAATTATGCCAAATGTAACCAAAATTGATGTGATGTTTGGTGAAGATCGATCAGGAAGAGGCAGCGATCACATTCCTTTTAGAGAACAAGGATATCCTGCGATTCGTTTTAGTTCGTCTTACGAACACGGGGATGGAAATCCTTCACAGGCAGGGTATTCAGATCGTCAGCACAGTACCCGGGATGTACTCGGTCAAGATATCAATGGAGACGGTTTGATAGATAGCTTTTTTGTAAACTTCAATTACTTACGTAACAATGCAATCGTCAATGCAATCTGTGCTACCAATTCAGCCAGCAATGCATTAAATCCGTTTGTATTGACCACTAAATCGGAAGTGCGGGCACTTTCAATTAAAATTGAAAATCCACAGTCAGCCCGAAAATTTGTTTACGGACTTCGCAGAATTAATAGTTCTTTCTTTGATACGATGGTGATTAGTAACTTGTCTGAGTTGACGATTTCAAATTTGAATCCAACACAGTATTATGTTTCAGCCTGTGGAGTTGATAGTTTGGATTGGTACAGTATGTTTAGTCAGGAATACATCACGCGGGTTTTAAGCGCAACTGAGGAAACAATTAAAAAGCTTCCTGTGGAGTTGGTTCAAAATAAACCCAATCCATTTGACGAACTGACCTTGATTCCAATTATAGTAAATGATTTAAACTATATTAAAGATGCAAAACTGGTTTTTACATCAGAATCAGGGAGTGTTTATAAATCCATTCCATTAAATTTGAAAGAAGGAATCAATGAAATATTGTATGATTATCAATGGAATCAATATGCATGTGGTACTTATTATTACTCTTTAGTTATTAATGGAAATGTATTTGAAACTAAAAAGATGATTTTGATAAATTACTAA
- a CDS encoding formate--tetrahydrofolate ligase, whose translation MGSEKLKSDIEIAQSITLKPITKIAEKLNLQGDLLQQYGSNKAKLPLELIDEEKVKLCKLILVSAISPTPAGEGKTTTSIGLAEGLNRIGKKTTVVLREPSLGPVFGIKGGATGGGWSQVLPMEDINLHFTGDFSAVEKAHNLLAALIDNNLQNKKFGLGLDARTIAWKRVMDMNDRSLRKITIGLGGTGNGIPRETGFDITAASEIMAILCLSKDLNDLKNRLSNIFIGFTWDKKPIFAKDLKAEGAMAALLKDAIKPNLVQTIEGNPAIIHGGPFANIAQGTNTIIATKMGMSLSEYVVTEAGFGFDLGAEKFLDIKCRAAGLSPNAAVIVATVRALKYHGGKSLKNLSEPDPKAVEKGCANLEKHLENARQFNLPAIVAINKFVSDSPEELAVIKERSSMYGAEAVYSEVWAKGGEGAIELAEKVAHVADNWNQKFIPCYELDWTPEQKIFAIANKIYGAKGVEYTPEAKADLKRIQNLNLSTLPVCIAKTQKSLSDNPDLIGRPRDFILTVRQIEIAAGAGFIVPITGEMMRMPGLPDEPSAEKINIDENGVISGLF comes from the coding sequence ATGGGTTCAGAAAAACTTAAGTCGGATATTGAAATAGCGCAATCAATTACGCTTAAACCAATCACAAAAATAGCTGAAAAATTAAACCTTCAGGGAGATCTTCTCCAACAATATGGCTCGAATAAAGCTAAACTTCCGTTGGAACTGATCGATGAAGAAAAAGTAAAGCTATGTAAATTGATTTTGGTATCTGCTATATCTCCTACTCCGGCAGGCGAAGGAAAGACCACAACTTCGATAGGACTGGCTGAGGGTCTTAACCGAATCGGTAAAAAAACCACGGTTGTACTCCGGGAACCCTCCTTAGGACCTGTATTTGGGATTAAGGGCGGTGCTACAGGTGGTGGCTGGTCACAAGTGCTTCCTATGGAAGATATCAATCTACATTTTACAGGAGATTTTTCGGCAGTTGAAAAAGCACATAACTTATTGGCCGCTTTAATCGACAATAACCTTCAAAATAAAAAATTCGGATTAGGTCTGGATGCCCGCACCATTGCCTGGAAGCGGGTTATGGATATGAACGATCGCTCATTAAGAAAAATCACGATAGGTTTAGGAGGAACAGGAAACGGCATCCCACGAGAAACCGGTTTTGACATTACAGCGGCCTCTGAAATCATGGCCATCCTGTGTTTATCCAAAGATCTCAATGATTTAAAAAATCGTTTAAGTAATATTTTCATTGGATTTACCTGGGATAAAAAACCAATCTTCGCTAAAGATCTGAAAGCTGAAGGTGCTATGGCCGCCTTATTAAAGGATGCCATTAAACCAAATTTAGTACAAACCATTGAAGGAAACCCTGCGATCATTCATGGAGGTCCATTTGCAAATATTGCCCAAGGAACCAACACCATTATTGCAACAAAAATGGGAATGTCTTTATCTGAGTATGTTGTTACAGAAGCTGGATTTGGATTTGACCTTGGTGCTGAAAAATTTTTAGACATTAAATGCCGCGCAGCTGGATTGTCACCCAATGCCGCAGTGATCGTTGCAACCGTTCGCGCTTTAAAATATCATGGTGGAAAATCATTAAAAAACTTATCAGAGCCCGATCCTAAGGCTGTTGAAAAAGGATGCGCGAATCTTGAAAAACACCTCGAAAATGCCCGTCAATTTAATTTACCGGCAATTGTTGCTATCAATAAATTTGTAAGCGATTCACCGGAAGAATTAGCAGTTATCAAAGAAAGGAGCAGTATGTATGGTGCAGAGGCTGTTTATTCAGAAGTTTGGGCTAAAGGTGGTGAAGGTGCGATCGAATTAGCAGAAAAAGTTGCCCATGTTGCTGACAACTGGAATCAAAAGTTTATTCCTTGCTATGAATTGGATTGGACACCAGAACAAAAAATATTTGCAATAGCCAATAAAATTTATGGTGCCAAAGGAGTTGAATATACCCCTGAAGCTAAAGCTGATCTTAAACGGATTCAAAATCTTAACTTGTCAACATTGCCGGTTTGCATTGCTAAAACACAGAAATCACTTTCTGACAATCCGGATTTAATCGGACGCCCAAGAGATTTTATTTTGACTGTACGACAAATTGAAATTGCTGCAGGCGCTGGATTTATTGTACCCATCACCGGTGAAATGATGCGGATGCCCGGCTTGCCTGATGAGCCTTCTGCTGAAAAAATAAATATCGATGAAAATGGTGTGATTAGCGGCTTATTTTAA